The Desulfoscipio gibsoniae DSM 7213 genome contains a region encoding:
- the vanG gene encoding D-alanine--D-serine ligase VanG encodes MKNEKNKVAVLFGGCSTEYEVSLQSAYSVITNLNPNKYETILIGITRQGAWLRYYGSLEKIQNDTWMDSNDCVPAIISPDRNIHGLLEFRGNKVIATRIDVAFPVLHGKNGEDGTLQGLLTIAGIPFAGCGTLCSAMCMDKDIAHKIANLAGIKTPPSVVLRSGFTDAELMKQISYLTFPLFVKPANAGSSFGITKVLQKDELSDAVTVAFQHDNKVIIEEAVDGFEVGCAVLGNDSLAIGEVDEIELSHGFFDYTEKYTLKTSKIHMPARIDPDTAERIKQTASVIYRALDCSGFARVDLFLTPEKEIIFNEVNTIPGFTSHSRYPNMLKGIGMTFGQIVDAAISLATNS; translated from the coding sequence ATGAAAAATGAAAAAAACAAAGTTGCCGTTTTATTCGGCGGATGCTCTACAGAGTATGAGGTTTCTCTCCAATCCGCCTATTCTGTAATAACGAACCTAAATCCAAATAAGTATGAAACCATATTGATTGGAATCACTCGGCAGGGAGCTTGGTTGAGATATTATGGCTCACTTGAAAAAATTCAGAATGACACATGGATGGATAGCAACGATTGTGTCCCAGCAATCATTTCACCTGATCGGAATATTCACGGACTGCTCGAATTTCGTGGTAATAAAGTGATTGCAACCAGAATTGATGTGGCGTTTCCTGTTCTGCATGGAAAAAACGGCGAGGACGGAACATTACAGGGATTATTAACGATAGCTGGTATTCCTTTTGCAGGGTGTGGTACGCTTTGTTCTGCAATGTGCATGGACAAGGACATCGCTCACAAAATAGCAAATCTGGCCGGTATCAAAACACCTCCGTCCGTCGTGCTGCGGTCCGGATTTACCGATGCCGAACTGATGAAGCAGATTAGCTACCTAACATTTCCTCTGTTTGTTAAACCGGCAAACGCCGGTTCCTCATTTGGTATTACAAAGGTTTTGCAAAAGGATGAGCTTTCCGATGCAGTCACCGTTGCTTTTCAACATGACAATAAGGTCATCATAGAGGAAGCCGTCGACGGTTTTGAGGTTGGCTGTGCCGTCCTTGGCAATGATTCGCTTGCCATCGGTGAGGTTGACGAAATAGAGCTGTCTCATGGGTTCTTTGATTACACGGAGAAATATACCCTGAAAACCTCTAAAATCCATATGCCTGCCCGCATTGATCCAGATACAGCCGAGCGTATTAAACAGACGGCTTCCGTCATTTACCGGGCGCTCGATTGCTCGGGATTTGCAAGGGTTGATTTGTTTCTGACACCGGAAAAAGAAATCATCTTCAACGAAGTAAATACAATTCCCGGTTTTACCTCTCACAGCCGCTATCCCAATATGCTAAAAGGCATTGGAATGACATTCGGGCAGATTGTGGATGCAGCGATAAGTCTGGCGACAAACTCATGA
- a CDS encoding D-alanyl-D-alanine carboxypeptidase family protein, with translation MLTQAMTVANCGNYIVPVSGYRTGKEQHDLYTDSLRENGTEFTQKFVALPGCSEHQTGLAIDLAENTPDIDFICPHFPYTGICQIFREKSVRYGFIERYPAGCEQLTHIAQEPWHFRYVGYSHSELMREKQLTLEEYTDYLKRFPYNGIHLQFQLAKRSFEICYVPVLSDKLVHVEIPDKTLYQISGNNVDGFVVTLWRNPV, from the coding sequence ATGTTAACTCAGGCCATGACGGTCGCCAATTGCGGGAACTATATTGTCCCCGTCAGCGGTTACCGGACAGGAAAGGAACAGCACGATCTGTATACCGATTCTTTGCGGGAAAATGGTACGGAGTTTACACAGAAATTCGTAGCATTGCCGGGATGCAGCGAACATCAGACGGGACTTGCCATTGACCTTGCTGAAAACACGCCGGATATTGATTTTATCTGTCCGCATTTTCCTTATACCGGCATATGCCAGATCTTCCGGGAAAAATCGGTAAGGTATGGTTTTATAGAACGATATCCGGCAGGTTGCGAGCAATTGACACATATCGCGCAGGAACCCTGGCACTTTCGTTATGTCGGGTATTCCCATTCTGAATTGATGAGAGAAAAACAGCTGACGCTGGAAGAATATACTGATTATTTAAAGAGATTCCCTTATAACGGCATTCACCTTCAATTTCAATTGGCCAAACGGAGTTTTGAAATTTGTTATGTTCCGGTTTTATCGGACAAGCTGGTGCATGTCGAAATACCGGATAAAACTCTCTATCAGATATCCGGGAACAACGTGGACGGCTTTGTGGTTACTCTGTGGAGGAATCCGGTATGA
- the alr gene encoding alanine racemase: MKEKREYAGIDYFRVIAAFLVITIYTSPLSSVNEIADFILTRVIARTVVPFFFMASGFFLLPGYISEKKTGPGKLPAFLKKTAILYGIASLMYLPVNIYAGYFKSPHLLPNLLKDLVFDGTFYHLWYLPAVMLGAIITCFMLGRLKINHAFAIALGLYVIGLFGDSYYGIATKVPFLKSFYDAVFVLTDYTRNGLFFAPVFLMLGGLIAKYRKRRLKTCIIGFAVSSTLLMIEGLTLHGFQVQRHDSMYFMLLPCMVFLFQSLMFWEGRGGQILRNLSMMIYLIHPLIIVFIRGVAKVISLQRLLIDNSVVNFLAVALCSFIATMAIASALRRKNKKQPVLEQVCMDRAWAEIHLANLGHNVKVLRDMLPNGCELMAVVKANAYGHGDVEIACYLNRIGVASFAVATIEEGIRLRTHGIEGDILILGYTDPQRVPELVRYRLSQTVTEYKHAKQLNASKQQISVHIKIDTGMHRLGESCNNAAEIESIFQCHNLKVCGIYTHLCVADSTQEDDVAFTEEQLSHFYTLLEQLKQHQIALPKIHIQSSYGILNYPELQCSYARRGRRVGRCWN, from the coding sequence ATGAAAGAAAAAAGGGAATATGCAGGCATTGATTATTTTAGGGTGATTGCGGCATTTCTGGTTATCACAATTTACACATCGCCACTATCCTCTGTAAATGAAATTGCCGATTTTATCCTTACAAGAGTCATTGCCCGTACAGTAGTGCCATTCTTTTTTATGGCCTCCGGGTTCTTCCTACTGCCAGGATATATTAGCGAGAAGAAAACAGGACCTGGGAAACTTCCAGCATTTTTGAAAAAGACCGCTATTCTATATGGTATTGCGAGTTTGATGTATTTACCGGTCAATATCTATGCGGGGTATTTTAAGTCACCACATTTGCTTCCAAATCTGCTGAAGGATCTTGTGTTTGACGGTACATTTTATCATCTGTGGTATCTGCCTGCGGTTATGCTTGGAGCTATAATCACTTGTTTCATGCTTGGAAGGTTGAAAATAAATCATGCATTTGCCATAGCATTAGGTCTTTATGTTATCGGGCTATTTGGTGACAGCTACTATGGGATCGCTACTAAAGTACCATTCTTAAAATCTTTTTATGACGCGGTGTTCGTTTTAACTGATTACACCCGAAACGGCCTGTTCTTTGCACCGGTTTTCCTCATGCTTGGCGGATTAATTGCGAAGTATAGGAAACGTAGATTAAAGACGTGTATAATCGGATTCGCGGTATCCTCGACCCTGTTGATGATAGAGGGGTTGACACTCCATGGATTTCAAGTACAGCGGCACGACAGTATGTACTTCATGCTCCTTCCCTGTATGGTGTTTCTCTTTCAAAGCTTGATGTTTTGGGAGGGACGCGGCGGTCAAATCCTGCGGAACCTTTCCATGATGATTTATCTGATTCATCCGCTGATCATTGTGTTCATTCGCGGTGTTGCTAAAGTTATAAGCCTCCAGCGACTGCTTATAGATAACAGTGTCGTTAATTTTCTCGCCGTTGCGTTATGCTCTTTTATTGCTACAATGGCAATCGCATCAGCCCTGCGAAGGAAAAATAAAAAACAGCCGGTTTTGGAACAGGTATGCATGGACAGAGCATGGGCTGAAATTCATTTAGCCAATCTGGGTCATAACGTGAAGGTTCTGCGTGACATGCTTCCGAATGGATGTGAACTGATGGCTGTTGTAAAAGCTAATGCCTATGGGCATGGCGACGTGGAGATAGCGTGTTACTTGAATAGAATTGGCGTTGCTTCCTTTGCCGTTGCAACGATAGAGGAAGGTATCCGCTTAAGAACACATGGGATTGAAGGTGATATTTTAATTTTAGGTTATACCGACCCGCAAAGGGTTCCCGAACTCGTCAGGTATCGTTTATCACAGACGGTCACTGAATATAAACATGCAAAACAGCTGAATGCTTCCAAACAGCAAATCTCAGTGCATATCAAGATTGATACCGGTATGCACCGTTTGGGAGAAAGCTGCAATAATGCGGCGGAGATTGAAAGCATCTTTCAGTGTCATAACCTGAAAGTCTGCGGTATTTATACTCATCTGTGTGTGGCGGACAGTACGCAGGAAGATGACGTTGCATTTACCGAAGAACAATTGAGTCATTTTTATACTTTGCTGGAACAACTCAAGCAGCACCAGATTGCACTGCCCAAAATACATATTCAAAGCAGTTATGGTATTTTGAACTATCCCGAACTGCAATGCAGCTACGCCAGAAGGGGTAGGAGAGTAGGTCGTTGCTGGAATTAA
- a CDS encoding IS256-like element ISDgi1 family transposase, which translates to MQAMQDKTIKELAKDCRTVEDVHEMLKNLFKDTLQQIFEAEIEEHLGYKKHSIEGNNTGNSRNGYNKKTIQTKFGKTEVEIPRDRNGEFEPRLIGKYEKTSNQLEDQIIAMYAKGMSTRDIEDHMRDIYGIDVSPTMVSKITDKILPLIAEWQSRTLDRIYPIVFLDAIHFKVRKDNRIINKAAYSVLALNMAGQKEILGIWIGENESASFWLGVCNDLKNRGVQDILITCKDGLSGFSEAINTVFPHTEIQLCIIHQIRNSLKYVPYKEQKELMADLKQVYQALTLEEAELAFEIFKENWGKRHPIIIRSWEKNWLELTAYFKYPYEIRKMIYTTNIIEGYHRQLRKVTKTKTAYPTDDALKKIIYLATVEAAKKWTMPVKDWKNCISQFVIYFGDRIESEMAI; encoded by the coding sequence ATGCAAGCCATGCAAGACAAAACGATCAAGGAATTAGCAAAGGATTGCCGCACCGTAGAAGACGTACATGAGATGCTCAAGAATCTATTCAAGGACACCTTGCAGCAGATATTCGAGGCTGAAATTGAAGAGCACCTCGGGTATAAAAAACACAGCATTGAAGGCAATAATACTGGCAACAGTCGCAACGGTTACAATAAGAAAACTATCCAGACTAAGTTCGGCAAGACAGAAGTGGAAATCCCACGGGATCGTAATGGTGAATTTGAACCAAGGCTTATCGGTAAATATGAAAAGACATCCAACCAGCTTGAAGACCAAATTATAGCCATGTACGCCAAGGGTATGTCTACACGTGATATTGAGGACCACATGAGGGATATCTACGGTATCGACGTATCCCCTACCATGGTCAGCAAGATAACAGACAAAATACTACCACTGATTGCAGAGTGGCAGTCCCGGACACTTGACCGTATATACCCTATTGTTTTCCTTGATGCTATCCATTTCAAGGTACGTAAAGATAACCGGATAATAAACAAGGCGGCCTACAGTGTGTTGGCCCTAAATATGGCAGGCCAAAAAGAAATACTTGGCATCTGGATTGGGGAAAATGAAAGTGCCAGCTTTTGGCTTGGTGTATGTAATGACCTCAAAAACAGGGGGGTGCAAGATATCCTGATTACCTGTAAAGACGGGCTTTCCGGGTTTTCTGAGGCCATAAACACTGTTTTCCCCCATACCGAAATTCAGCTTTGCATAATCCATCAAATCCGTAATTCCCTGAAGTATGTGCCATACAAAGAACAAAAGGAGTTGATGGCTGATCTTAAGCAAGTGTACCAGGCATTAACCCTGGAAGAGGCTGAGTTAGCCTTTGAAATATTCAAAGAAAACTGGGGTAAAAGACATCCCATTATAATTCGTTCCTGGGAAAAGAATTGGCTTGAGTTAACAGCTTATTTTAAATACCCATATGAAATCCGTAAAATGATTTATACTACTAATATCATCGAGGGTTACCACCGGCAACTACGGAAAGTAACCAAAACTAAAACTGCCTATCCAACAGACGATGCACTGAAGAAAATTATTTACCTGGCCACCGTTGAAGCAGCAAAAAAATGGACTATGCCAGTTAAAGATTGGAAAAATTGCATCTCCCAATTTGTCATATACTTTGGTGATAGGATAGAATCAGAGATGGCCATATAA
- a CDS encoding IS91 family transposase: protein MLTAFSRAEVYTPRSPHKNQYYRCVEAHFEELEGTWEDRYQKEYGYWRPYVLDIIYKYLDCGDLYLGFARVKCDDCNHEYLLPFSCKRRHFCPSCHQKRVVEFGEFLCGEVLKQVPHRQWVFSIPKRLRLYFMYDRSLLAKLSRCAWKVLSVYLKQGVSLDDPKPGAVIAVQTFGDFLNSNPHLHIIATDGCFDQDDGLWLGPYRTLQSWKGCFAWRSSIC, encoded by the coding sequence ATGCTAACTGCTTTCTCCAGGGCTGAAGTGTATACACCCCGAAGCCCCCACAAAAACCAATATTACCGGTGTGTGGAAGCACATTTTGAAGAACTGGAAGGTACATGGGAAGACAGGTACCAAAAGGAGTATGGGTATTGGCGGCCTTATGTGCTGGACATCATCTACAAATATCTGGACTGCGGTGACCTTTATCTGGGTTTTGCCCGGGTGAAATGCGATGACTGCAACCATGAATATCTACTTCCATTTTCCTGCAAACGCCGGCACTTTTGCCCTTCCTGCCATCAAAAACGTGTAGTTGAATTTGGTGAGTTCCTGTGTGGAGAGGTGCTGAAACAAGTACCCCATCGCCAATGGGTCTTCAGTATTCCCAAAAGGCTTAGACTATATTTCATGTATGACCGCAGCCTTTTGGCCAAGTTGAGCCGATGCGCCTGGAAGGTTCTATCTGTTTACCTGAAGCAAGGGGTTTCGTTGGATGATCCTAAACCAGGTGCTGTCATAGCTGTGCAGACCTTTGGAGATTTTCTGAATTCCAACCCACATCTTCACATCATCGCCACCGATGGCTGTTTTGATCAAGACGACGGTTTATGGTTGGGACCGTACCGGACGCTTCAGTCCTGGAAGGGTTGTTTCGCCTGGAGGTCTTCAATATGCTGA
- a CDS encoding nucleotidyltransferase family protein, translating into MQAFFMLPGDNPLVKPQTIREIIQVYRESKAGIIYPNFKGLRGHPPLISAAYIKSILSWNQPGGLRSLLSNYAIDALDVEVEDQVVLLDMDNPLDYQKVLETT; encoded by the coding sequence GTGCAGGCATTTTTTATGCTGCCCGGGGATAATCCGCTGGTCAAACCGCAAACCATCAGGGAGATAATACAGGTTTACCGGGAGAGCAAGGCTGGCATTATATATCCCAATTTTAAAGGGTTAAGGGGACACCCCCCGCTTATTTCTGCTGCGTATATAAAAAGTATACTTTCCTGGAACCAGCCTGGAGGGTTAAGGTCGTTGCTTAGTAACTATGCAATAGATGCCCTGGATGTGGAAGTCGAGGATCAAGTAGTATTGCTGGATATGGATAATCCCTTGGATTATCAAAAAGTGCTGGAAACTACTTGA
- a CDS encoding Uma2 family endonuclease: protein MTVVNPHIKFTYEDYCLMPEDRRYELIGGEFFMVPSPSVIHQRVAANLEAILRQFVIEKNCGEVLDAPLDVVLSSQDVVQPDIMYISRERSHIVTDINIQGAPDLVVEILSPSTAERDRTIKKKLYARHGVRELWLVNPGAQVVEVYSLEKGEEKTPLLYARSERRRLVSPLLTGLSVNLDEVF, encoded by the coding sequence ATGACTGTGGTAAACCCGCATATTAAATTCACATACGAGGACTACTGCCTGATGCCGGAAGACCGGCGTTACGAGTTGATCGGGGGGGAGTTTTTTATGGTTCCGTCGCCCAGCGTCATTCACCAGAGGGTGGCTGCCAACCTGGAGGCCATTTTGCGTCAGTTTGTAATAGAAAAAAATTGCGGGGAGGTTCTTGATGCCCCGCTTGATGTGGTATTATCTTCCCAGGATGTGGTGCAGCCTGATATCATGTACATTTCCAGAGAGCGTTCCCACATCGTTACTGACATCAATATTCAGGGCGCGCCGGATCTGGTGGTGGAAATCCTTTCTCCCTCCACGGCGGAAAGGGATCGTACCATAAAAAAGAAGCTTTACGCCCGGCACGGGGTTAGGGAACTGTGGTTGGTCAACCCGGGGGCACAGGTGGTGGAAGTGTACTCCCTGGAAAAGGGTGAAGAAAAAACCCCTCTTTTATATGCCCGTTCCGAGCGCCGCCGGCTGGTTTCACCCCTTTTAACCGGTTTATCAGTAAATCTGGATGAAGTGTTTTAA
- a CDS encoding CoB--CoM heterodisulfide reductase iron-sulfur subunit A family protein gives MGKEQIIKQISKSHVNSTFGDVMIVGGGISGIQAALDLGTAGFKVYLVDKAPTIGGHMSQLDKTFPTNDCSMCIESPKFVECNRHPNIEIMTYTEVDSVEGKAGDFKVILNKKPRYINESKCTGCTTCVEYCPVLYPNQFNQEISKNKAIHIYFAQAIPLKPYIDESCLYLKENKCRICEGVCKNKAIDFNQTAEKVEVKVGAIILSPGFEPFDPKLREEYRYGEFANVVTSMDYERLLCATGPYEGEILRASDKKHPHKIAWIQCVGSRQVLPGGNSYCSSVCCTYAQKHVILTKDHDAGAECTIFHNDIRSYGKDFERFYQRTAKLPGVRFIRSYVSIVKEDPETKNVTVRYSTTVDGVKEEEFDMVVLSVGLNPPVDAKGLADKFGIELNAQGFCKTNPVNPMETSRPGIFVSGAFQGPLDIPESVVTASGAGSQCGELLNYRRGNLAKERTYPPERDVSQEQAKVGVYVCHCGANIGRVVNVPATVEYAKTLPNVVHAEENLFICSSEAAAMLAKDIQERELNRVIVAACTPRTHEPLFRDTLREAGINQYYFDFANIREHCSWVHSKEKAAATQKAQELIRMSVARACLLKPLQEFDLPVNKNALVVGGGVAGLTSALSIANQGHSVYLVEKDTDLGGIARKLHYTLEGLDVQAYLRDLIAKVYQHPLIHVYTGAIITEASGYVGNFVTRVEFEKRITEIKHGATIIATGAQVYKPTEYLYSEDERVMTHLELEEQIAKGNKRLINSESLVMIQCVGCRNEERNYCSRICCNESIKNALTLKEINPEMNIYILFRDIRTYGFKENYYREAASKDVRFIRYDPDAKPQVEAAENEEGRPVLRVIVTDPVLGKKLEIEADAIALAAAVIPSTESKEVAQLFKVALSPDEFFQEAHVKLRPVDFGAEGIYLCGIAHYPKLIAETVSQAYGAAGRVLTLLSNDTVIASGSVCEVNESKCMGCGECILACTYGAIEFREIRQGKKAVVNPVLCKGDGLCNAKCPTGAISLKHYTDEALLSQIDAAFADL, from the coding sequence ATGGGAAAAGAACAAATTATAAAACAGATTTCTAAAAGTCACGTTAATAGTACTTTTGGAGATGTCATGATTGTAGGTGGTGGGATCAGTGGTATTCAAGCCGCGCTTGATCTTGGCACTGCGGGTTTTAAGGTTTACTTGGTGGATAAAGCCCCGACCATTGGCGGACACATGTCACAGCTTGATAAGACCTTTCCCACCAATGACTGTTCAATGTGTATTGAATCGCCTAAATTTGTTGAATGTAACAGGCATCCCAATATAGAGATCATGACATATACTGAAGTTGACAGTGTCGAAGGGAAAGCTGGAGACTTTAAGGTAATCCTGAATAAAAAGCCCAGATATATTAATGAAAGCAAATGCACTGGGTGTACTACCTGTGTAGAATACTGCCCGGTCTTGTACCCTAATCAATTTAATCAGGAAATATCGAAGAATAAAGCCATCCATATATATTTTGCTCAAGCAATCCCTCTTAAACCTTATATAGATGAAAGTTGTCTTTACCTTAAAGAAAATAAATGTCGTATTTGCGAAGGAGTTTGTAAGAATAAAGCCATAGATTTCAATCAAACGGCGGAGAAGGTAGAAGTAAAAGTAGGAGCGATAATTCTGTCCCCGGGCTTTGAGCCATTCGATCCCAAGCTGAGAGAGGAGTATCGCTACGGAGAGTTTGCAAACGTTGTAACCAGTATGGACTATGAACGGCTATTATGTGCCACCGGGCCATACGAAGGTGAAATATTGCGTGCTTCCGACAAAAAGCATCCCCATAAGATAGCCTGGATTCAATGCGTTGGTTCCAGGCAAGTTCTTCCCGGCGGTAACAGCTATTGTTCATCTGTTTGCTGCACTTATGCTCAAAAACATGTAATTTTGACAAAAGATCATGACGCCGGGGCTGAGTGTACGATATTTCATAACGATATTCGTTCCTATGGCAAGGATTTCGAACGATTCTATCAAAGAACAGCGAAGCTTCCCGGGGTTCGCTTTATCAGAAGCTATGTATCGATAGTGAAAGAGGACCCGGAAACCAAGAATGTCACGGTGCGATATTCTACTACCGTGGATGGAGTAAAAGAGGAAGAATTCGATATGGTAGTATTATCCGTTGGATTGAACCCGCCTGTTGATGCAAAGGGACTGGCAGATAAGTTCGGCATCGAGCTTAATGCGCAGGGATTTTGCAAAACCAACCCCGTTAATCCTATGGAGACCTCCCGCCCGGGAATTTTTGTCAGCGGGGCATTCCAAGGTCCTTTAGATATCCCTGAGTCGGTTGTAACCGCCAGCGGGGCCGGTTCCCAGTGTGGCGAACTCCTGAACTACAGGAGAGGGAACCTAGCCAAAGAAAGGACGTACCCGCCCGAAAGGGATGTCTCACAAGAGCAGGCCAAGGTGGGTGTCTATGTATGTCATTGTGGAGCTAATATTGGAAGAGTGGTAAATGTTCCTGCTACAGTTGAATATGCCAAGACTTTACCAAATGTTGTTCATGCTGAAGAAAACCTCTTTATATGTTCTTCTGAAGCCGCCGCAATGTTAGCAAAGGATATCCAGGAAAGAGAGCTCAACCGCGTGATTGTCGCAGCTTGTACCCCCAGGACACATGAACCGCTGTTCCGGGACACCCTTCGGGAAGCCGGAATTAATCAATATTATTTCGATTTTGCTAATATTAGAGAGCATTGCTCCTGGGTTCACTCTAAAGAAAAGGCAGCGGCCACCCAAAAGGCACAGGAATTAATCCGAATGTCAGTTGCCCGGGCTTGCCTTTTGAAGCCCTTGCAAGAGTTTGATCTGCCCGTTAACAAGAATGCTTTGGTAGTCGGAGGAGGCGTGGCCGGCTTAACCAGTGCACTCTCCATAGCTAACCAGGGACATAGTGTTTACCTGGTGGAAAAGGACACAGACTTGGGAGGAATCGCTCGGAAACTACATTATACCCTGGAAGGACTGGATGTTCAGGCTTATTTGCGCGACCTTATAGCAAAGGTGTATCAGCACCCCTTAATACATGTATATACTGGCGCCATCATTACTGAAGCTAGCGGTTATGTGGGGAATTTCGTGACCAGGGTGGAATTTGAAAAAAGGATAACAGAAATTAAACATGGAGCAACCATCATCGCTACCGGTGCCCAAGTATATAAACCCACCGAATACCTTTATAGTGAAGATGAGCGTGTAATGACCCACCTGGAGTTGGAGGAGCAAATCGCCAAAGGAAACAAAAGGCTCATTAATTCAGAGAGCCTGGTGATGATTCAATGCGTGGGCTGCAGAAATGAAGAGAGAAATTACTGCAGTCGGATATGTTGCAACGAATCTATAAAAAACGCCTTGACCCTAAAAGAAATAAACCCCGAGATGAATATATATATCCTCTTTAGGGATATCAGAACATATGGGTTCAAAGAGAATTATTACCGGGAAGCGGCAAGTAAGGATGTCAGATTCATCCGCTATGATCCTGATGCCAAACCACAGGTTGAAGCTGCTGAGAATGAAGAGGGACGGCCTGTTTTAAGGGTTATCGTGACCGATCCTGTTTTAGGTAAGAAGCTTGAGATAGAAGCCGATGCAATCGCTTTAGCTGCCGCTGTTATTCCCTCCACAGAAAGTAAGGAAGTAGCACAATTATTCAAGGTGGCTTTGAGTCCGGATGAATTCTTCCAGGAAGCCCATGTAAAATTAAGACCTGTTGACTTTGGAGCAGAAGGCATTTACCTGTGTGGGATAGCTCACTATCCCAAGCTTATAGCAGAAACAGTCAGCCAGGCTTATGGAGCTGCCGGTCGGGTCTTAACACTCCTCTCAAATGATACAGTCATAGCCTCAGGCTCTGTTTGTGAGGTAAATGAGAGTAAGTGTATGGGATGTGGAGAGTGCATCTTGGCTTGTACGTATGGTGCCATAGAGTTTCGTGAAATACGACAAGGCAAAAAAGCTGTAGTTAATCCAGTTCTCTGTAAAGGAGATGGTCTCTGTAACGCAAAGTGTCCAACAGGGGCTATTTCACTAAAGCACTATACTGATGAAGCGCTTTTAAGCCAAATTGATGCGGCCTTTGCAGACTTATAA
- a CDS encoding VanW family protein, with amino-acid sequence MHAPFTIVERHPHQIKDFPCPDEDEPDGVDATVSEGWLDLKVKNNTNFTFQVEISINGLYIYGRIFVDRAIGYRYEVINRDKSFFTKGGKTFERVSVFQRKIDIKSEQIISEQLLYTDICEVGYSLPEGTVIFENEE; translated from the coding sequence CTGCATGCTCCCTTCACTATCGTAGAACGACATCCTCATCAGATTAAAGATTTTCCATGCCCGGATGAGGATGAGCCGGACGGCGTAGACGCCACAGTCAGCGAAGGGTGGCTGGATTTAAAGGTTAAAAATAATACCAATTTTACCTTCCAAGTTGAAATATCCATTAATGGACTTTATATTTATGGCCGTATTTTTGTGGATCGGGCCATAGGGTATCGTTACGAGGTTATTAATCGAGATAAGAGCTTTTTTACAAAGGGTGGGAAAACCTTTGAGCGGGTTTCTGTCTTTCAGCGAAAGATAGACATCAAGTCAGAACAAATTATCTCAGAACAACTGCTTTATACGGATATATGTGAGGTCGGATATTCACTCCCGGAAGGAACCGTTATCTTTGAAAACGAGGAGTGA
- a CDS encoding hydrogenase iron-sulfur subunit — MSTGIKFKPRLLGIICNWCCYGGADLAGVSRFQYPPYIKLIRVMCSGRVDMKHIFRAFSQGADGVFIGGCHLNDCHYITNGNFDAASIVQLCKKILEHIGVNPERLRIEWVSAGEGIRFANIMNEFATKMEKLGPLGKGEGLEENALKYKLEEVTKLIPYIKLTKKKKLASRLKNQEEYDVLFTSNEIDKLFSEIVSYYIDPEKCQACMTCARRCPAEAIISAKNQIHVIDQEKCIKCGTCFEACPPRFGAVTKISGMPIPPPIPEGERTIVRNSHTKA, encoded by the coding sequence ATGAGTACAGGAATTAAGTTTAAACCAAGGCTGTTAGGTATTATATGCAATTGGTGCTGCTACGGAGGTGCAGACCTTGCTGGAGTTTCTCGTTTTCAATACCCCCCTTATATAAAACTTATAAGGGTGATGTGCTCCGGCAGAGTCGACATGAAGCATATATTTCGGGCTTTCTCACAAGGAGCAGACGGGGTGTTTATCGGCGGTTGTCATCTTAACGACTGCCATTATATTACTAACGGAAATTTCGATGCAGCAAGCATAGTTCAGCTGTGTAAAAAAATACTGGAACACATAGGGGTAAACCCTGAAAGGTTAAGGATTGAATGGGTATCTGCCGGTGAAGGAATTCGCTTCGCTAATATTATGAATGAATTTGCCACAAAGATGGAGAAGTTAGGACCTCTTGGCAAAGGTGAAGGTTTAGAGGAAAATGCATTAAAATACAAACTTGAAGAAGTTACAAAGCTAATTCCCTACATTAAGCTGACAAAAAAGAAGAAATTGGCGTCACGCCTTAAGAACCAAGAAGAATATGACGTACTTTTCACCAGTAACGAGATAGATAAGTTATTTAGTGAAATAGTATCGTACTATATTGATCCGGAGAAGTGCCAGGCTTGTATGACTTGCGCAAGAAGATGCCCTGCCGAAGCGATCATAAGCGCCAAGAACCAGATTCATGTAATTGACCAGGAGAAATGCATAAAATGCGGAACTTGCTTTGAAGCTTGCCCTCCTCGTTTTGGTGCAGTAACAAAGATTTCCGGCATGCCTATTCCGCCTCCTATTCCTGAAGGAGAAAGAACTATAGTTAGGAATAGTCATACCAAAGCATAA